One window from the genome of Cucumis melo cultivar AY chromosome 12, USDA_Cmelo_AY_1.0, whole genome shotgun sequence encodes:
- the LOC103501758 gene encoding E3 SUMO-protein ligase SIZ1, with translation MDLVANCKDKLAYFRIKELKDILTQLGLSKQGKKQDLVQRILDILSDEQVSKMWAKKNAVGKDQVAKLVDDTYRKMQVSGATDLATKGQGVSDSSNVQVKGETDDSLQLDTKVRCLCGNGLQTESMIKCEDPRCQVWQHISCVIVPEKPTEGNPPYPEHFYCEICRLNRADPFWVSVAHPLFPVKLITTMSTNIPTDGTNPMQSVDRTFQLTRADKDLLSKQEYDVQAWCMLLNDKVPFRMQWPQYADLQINGLAVRAINRPGSQLLGANGRDDGPIITACTKDGMNKITLTGCDARSFCLGVRIVKRRTVQQILSMIPKESDGERFQDALARICRCIGGGNTADNADSDSDLEVVAEFFGVNLRCPMSGSRMKIAGRFKPCAHMGCFDLEVFVELNQRSRKWQCPICLKNYALENVIIDPYFNRITSMMRHCGEDVTEIEVKPDGFWRVRSKTESERRDLGDLCMWHSPEGTLCVSNEEVKPKMEALKQIKQEGGSDRGLKLGIRKNSNGVWEVSRPEDINTFTSGSRLPENYGSHDQKIIPMSSSATGSRDGEDPSVNQDGGVNFDFSTNNNGIELDSLSLNVDSAYGFTEQNPIAPVGEVIVLSDSDDDNDILISSGTVFPSNHTDASEVPFPMPPSGLTDAYPEDPTLLPANSCLGLFNSHDDEFGMPVWSLPPGTQGGAGFQLFGSDADVSDALVDLQHNSINCSTINGYAATPEAAISPASIVPGSSIGRTDGDMNDSLVDNTLAFASEDPSLQIFLPTRPSDAPMQSDFREEADVSNGVHTEDWISLRLGGDAGGSNGESTASKGLNSRQHIPSTGGEINSLSDTASLLLGMNDVRHEKASRQRSDSPFSFPRQKRSVRPRMCLSIDSESE, from the exons ATGGACTTGGTTGCTAATTGCAAG GATAAATTGGCTTATTTTCGAATAAAAGAGCTCAAGGATATTCTCACTCAACTAGGTCTCTCAAAGCAAGGAAAGAAGCAG GACCTTGTTCAGCGAATACTAGACATTCTTTCTGATGAACAAG TTTCAAAAATGTGGGCAAAGAAAAATGCTGTCGGAAAGGATCAAGTGGCAAAACTCGTCGATGACACGTACAG AAAGATGCAGGTTTCTGGGGCCACGGATTTAGCTACTAAGGGCCAAGGTGTCTCAGACAGCAGTAACGTGCAGGTAAAAGGTGAAACAGATGATTCTTTGCAATTAGATACAAAGGTTCGGTGTCTTTGTGGAAATGGTTTGCAAACAGAATCTATGATTAAG TGTGAGGATCCACGGTGCCAAGTGTGGCAGCACATTAGTTGTGTTATAGTTCCGGAGAAACCTACAGAGGGAAATCCACCATACCCTGAACACTTCTATTGTGAGATCTGTCGGCTGAATCGTGCTGACCC TTTTTGGGTTTCAGTTGCACATCCTCTGTTTCCTGTAAAGCTGATAACCACGATGTCCACAAACATTCCAACGGATGG GACAAATCCGATGCAAAGTGTGGATAGAACCTTTCAACTCACAAGGGCAGATAAGGACCTACTTTCTAAACAGGAATACGATGTGCAG GCCTGGTGTATGCTTTTGAATGATAAAGTTCCATTCAGGATGCAATGGCCCCAATATGCAGATTTACAAATTAATg GTTTGGCTGTTCGTGCCATTAATAGGCCTGGCTCTCAACTTTTAGGGGCTAATGGTCGTGATGATGGCCCGATC ATCACAGCATGCACGAAAGATGGGATGAATAAGATAACATTAACAGGGTGTGATGCTCGATCATTTTGTTTAGGGGTTCGAATTGTAAAACGACGCACTGTTCAACAG ATTCTAAGCATGATTCCTAAGGAGTCAGACGGTGAACGTTTTCAAGATGCTCTTGCTCGCATTTGCCGTTGCATTGGCGGTGGAAACACAGCAGATAATGCTGATAGTGACAGTGACTTGGAGGTTGTTGCAGAATTTTTTGGGGTTAATCTACGCTGTCCA ATGAGTGGTTCAAGGATGAAGATTGCTGGACGATTTAAACCTTGTGCTCATATGGGATGCTTTGATCTCGAAGTGTTTGTAGAATTGAACCAACGTTCAAGGAAG TGGCAGTGTCCAATTTGTCTGAAGAACTATGCCCTGGAGAATGTTATTATAGACCCTTATTTCAACCGTATAACATCTATG ATGAGACATTGTGGGGAAGATGTTACAGAAATTGAGGTCAAACCCGATGGTTTCTGGCGTGTGAGGTCAAAAACTGAAAGTGAGCGCAGGGATCTCGGTGATCTTTGCATGTGGCACTCCCCTGAGGGCACTTTGTGTGTTTCAAATGAGGAAGTTAAACCAAAGATGGAAGCACTGAAGCAGATAAAGCAGGAAGGTGGATCAGATCGTGGTCTGAAACTTGGCATCAGGAAGAATAGTAATGGGGTTTGGGAAGTCAGCAGACCTGAGGATATCAATACTTTCACTTCTGGTAGTAGATTACCGGAGAACTATGGGAGCCATGACCAGAAGATTATCCCAATGAGCAGCAGTGCCACTGGCAGCAGGGATGGTGAAGATCCAAGTGTAAACCAAGATGGTGGTGTAAACTTCGATTTCTCTACCAATAATAATGGGATTGAGTTGGATTCTCTTTCCTTAAATGTTGACTCAGCATATGGATTTACTGAACAAAATCCTATCGCTCCAGTAGGTGAAGTCATTGTTCTTAGTGATTCAGATGATGACAACGACATTTTAATTTCATCTGGAACTGTTTTTCCAAGCAACCATACGGATGCAAGTGAGGTTCCTTTCCCCATGCCGCCTTCTGGACTCACAGATGCATATCCTGAAGATCCAACTCTATTACCTGCGAATTCATGCTTGGGTCTTTTTAACTCCCATGATGATGAATTTGGGATGCCTGTTTGGTCATTACCCCCTGGAACTCAAGGAGGTGCCGGATTCCAATTGTTTGGCTCCGATGCAGATGTATCAGATGCTCTAGTTGACTTGCAGCATAACTCCATCAATTGTTCCACCATTAATGGATATGCAGCTACCCCAGAGGCTGCTATAAGTCCCGCTTCTATTGTTCCAGGTTCTTCAATTGGTCGTACTGATGGTGACATGAATGACAGCTTGGTTGATAATACCTTAGCTTTTGCTAGTGAAGATCCATCTCTTCAAATATTTCTTCCTACAAGGCCTTCAGATGCACCTATGCAGTCTGATTTCAGAGAGGAGGCTGATGTATCAAATGGTGTTCATACTGAAGATTGGATCTCTCTCAGGCTTGGGGGTGATGCAGGTGGTAGCAACGGGGAGTCCACAGCCTCCAAGGGATTAAATTCAAGACAACATATTCCATCAACAGGAGGCGAGATCAATTCGTTATCTGATACTG CTTCTCTGCTTCTTGGAATGAATGATGTTAGACATGAAAAAGCAAGTAGGCAAAGATCAGATAGTCCTTTCTCCTTCCCTCGCCAGAAACGTTCTGTCAGACCGCGGATGTGCTTGTCTATAGACTCTGAGTCAGAGTAG